The DNA region GCAAAGCTTCCTGCTCCTGGAATAGAGTGATCTACAGGAAAAAATATAATTTCAAAAGGACCAATATTAAATTTATGGTTATTAATTTCTAAGAATCTTTCGTAAAGATCGCTTATCTTTTTCTTTTCTATCTTTCTCCAGAATTCAAGTATTTTATCGTTGAAATTTTCTGCATAGGTGATGTATTTTCGAGGTTAAAGAAGTTATTATTGGGATTTTATGATTTATATAGGGGAGATAGCCTATGTGATCTAAGTGGGCGTGAGATATGAGTAGAGCAAGAGGCTCTATTTCTCTATAAAGAGAATGTTCTTTAAAATCTCCCCAGATTCCAGGAATTTCTAAATCTTCCCTATATAAACCTCTTAAAGGAGGAATAAGGCTTAGGTGTAAGTGGTCATAAATTCCTAAAATTTGCCTTGGCCTTAAGAATTAGTCAAAATATTTGTTCTCTTCATTAAAATTAGTTCTAAAATCTAAAAGGATAGAATTGTCTCCATCTTCTAAGAGTATTTTATTTCCCCTATGCAATTTACCCCATCATAAAAGTTAAGCTTTACATGCATATTTTATTTTATCACATGTTAAAATATAGGAGAAAATTAATTTTTAATGGGGTGATAAGAAGGTATGAACGAAACTATAAAAACTATCAAATCAAGGGTTAGTGTAAGGAAATTTTTGGAGAAAGAGGTTCCTAAGGAGATTTTAGAAGACCTTATTGATTGTGGAAGGCTTGCTCCATCAGGGTATAATAGACAGCCTTGGATATTTCTTGTAGTTACGGATAAAGAGTTAAAAAATAGGCTTGCTGAGATTACTCCTTGGGGAAGATTTTTAAAAGAGGCTGGCGCAGGAATACTTATATTTTGCGAAAAGGACGCAGAAACCGCCCTTGAAGATGCTTGTGCTGCGGGAGAAAATATAATTATTGCTGCTCAATCTTACGGACTTGGAACTTGTTGGATTAACTCTTACAAGAAAGCTTATTCTGAAGATGTAAAAAGGCTTGTTAAATGTCCTGATAATATGGAACTTATGGTCATGCTTGCTGTGGGTTATCCAGCAGAGATTCCTCAAAGACCTCCTAAGAAATCTCTTTCTGAGGTATTGAGGTGGCAGACCTTTTAAGGCCTGAAATAATATACGAAGATAATCATCTTCTTGTAGTAAATAAGCCCGCTGGAGTTTTGGTTCAAGGTGATATCACAAAAAGTACTACTCTTCTTGAAATCTCAAAGGCATACATTAAGGAGAAATATCAAAAGGCTGGGAATGTTTTTCTTGCTATTGTGCACAGACTGGATAAACCTGTATCAGGGGTGGTAATTTTTGCAAGGAATTCAAAATCTGCAGGAAGACTTTCGGAAGCTTTTCGAGAAAGAAAAGTGGAAAAAGAGTATTTAGCAATATGCGAAGGGATTTTCAAAATAAAAAAGGGAACTATAAATGAAAGCTTATTTTGGGATGAAAGGGAAAGAAAAGCAAAAATCTCTAATAAAGCTGAAAGTAGAGTTGCTATTACCCATTATGAGGTTTTGGAAGAGTTT from Dictyoglomus turgidum DSM 6724 includes:
- a CDS encoding nitroreductase family protein, which gives rise to MNETIKTIKSRVSVRKFLEKEVPKEILEDLIDCGRLAPSGYNRQPWIFLVVTDKELKNRLAEITPWGRFLKEAGAGILIFCEKDAETALEDACAAGENIIIAAQSYGLGTCWINSYKKAYSEDVKRLVKCPDNMELMVMLAVGYPAEIPQRPPKKSLSEVLRWQTF
- a CDS encoding RluA family pseudouridine synthase, whose protein sequence is MADLLRPEIIYEDNHLLVVNKPAGVLVQGDITKSTTLLEISKAYIKEKYQKAGNVFLAIVHRLDKPVSGVVIFARNSKSAGRLSEAFRERKVEKEYLAICEGIFKIKKGTINESLFWDERERKAKISNKAESRVAITHYEVLEEFKNLSLVRLIPETGRKHQLRAHLSYIGHPILGDEKYGGVRIFKDKIFLHCRRMRIPHPVKKEIMEFKTEVPNFWSEFLKIKI